A window of the Phaenicophaeus curvirostris isolate KB17595 unplaced genomic scaffold, BPBGC_Pcur_1.0 scaffold_50, whole genome shotgun sequence genome harbors these coding sequences:
- the LOC138733964 gene encoding uncharacterized protein C3orf38 homolog: MAALGLSERERAGCRELLELADTVTNRMVHPESRQEAIQAILVYSQSAEELLKRRKVYREIIFKYLAAQEIPVPPSSEKHQLIDCVKQYWSGKLTTYASESEEKKTHAENHGERQKPPQDHIHNLGEEFCQWFFELLNSQHPLGVKAEEGWGPQHFWEDAKMKLCYNTLEKNMEEYIGAEMVSLRLLSLVKEEYILFNPNLHSNGLKCAMSPHGLVLVAVAGTIHGDNTCLGIFEQIFGLISCPVRQNTWKIKVVNLKIVGQNTMGPGMQIEKPSLKYESHQLQELYDGKELTV, from the exons ATGGCGGCGCTGGGGCTGAGCGAGCGGGAGCGCGCCGGGTGccgggagctgctggagctggccGACACCGTCACCAACCGCATGGTGCACCCGGAGAGCCGACAAG AAGCCATTCAGGCCATTTTGGTTTACAGCCAAAGTGCAGAAGAACTTCTGAAACGCAGAAAAGTCTATcgagaaataatttttaagtatttagcAGCACAAGAAATTCCAGTTCCCCCTTCCTCTGAGAAGCATCAACTCATTGATTGTGTAAAGCAATACTGGAGTGGGAAGCTCACAACATATGCCTCAgaatcagaagagaaaaaaacacatgcagAG AATCACGGAGAGAGACAAAAGCCACCACAAGATCACATTCACAACCTAGGAGAAGAATTCTGTCAATGGTTCTTTGAACTCCTGAATTCTCAACATCCCTTGGGAGTAAAAGCTGAAGAAGGATGGGGACCACAGCACTTTTGGGAGGATGCTAAAATGAAGTTGTGTTACaacacattagaaaaaaacatggaagagTATATTGGTGCAGAAATGGTTAGCCTTCGCCTGCTCTCATTGGTTAAAGAAGAATATATTCTATTCAACCCTAATTTGCATTCCAATGGACTGAAGTGTGCCATGTCTCCACATGGGTTAGTGCTGGTAGCTGTGGCTGGCACGATACATGGGGACAACACTTGTTTGGGCATCTTTGAACAAATTTTTGGACTTATTAGCTGTCCTGTTAGGCAGAAtacctggaaaataaaagttgtGAATCTTAAAATAGTTGGACAGAACACTATGGGTCCTGGGATGCAAATTGAAAAACCCTCCCTAAAATATGAGTCACACCAATTGCAAGAGTTATATGATGGGAAAGAACTGACTGTTTGA